Proteins found in one Loxodonta africana isolate mLoxAfr1 chromosome 21, mLoxAfr1.hap2, whole genome shotgun sequence genomic segment:
- the HAS3 gene encoding hyaluronan synthase 3 isoform X1, whose amino-acid sequence MPVQLTTALRVVGTSLFALAVLGGILAAYVTGYQFIHTEKHYLSFGLYGAILGLHLLIQSLFAFLEHRRMRQAGRLLKLPSLPRASVALCIAAYQEDPDYLRKCLRSAQRIAFPNLKVVMVVDGNRQEDAYMLDIFHEVLGGTEQAGFFVWRSNFHEAGEGETETSLQEGMHRVQDVVRASTFSCIMQKWGGKREVMYTAFKALGDSVDYIQVCDSDTVLDPACTIEMLRVLEEDPQVGGVGGDVQILNKYDSWISFLSSVRYWMAFNVERACQSYFGCVQCISGPLGMYRNSLLQQFLEDWYHQKFLGSKCSFGDDRHLTNRVLSLGYRTKYTARSKCLTETPTKYLRWLNQQTRWSKSYFREWLYNSMWFHKHHLWMTYESVVTGFFPFFLIATVIQLFYRGRIWNILLFLLTVQLVGIIKATYACFLRGNAEMIFMSLYSLLYMSSLLPAKIFAIATINKSGWGTSGRKTIVVNFIGLIPVSIWVAVLLGGLAYTAYCQDLFSETELAFLVSGAILYGCYWVALLMLYLAIIARRCGKKPEQYSLAFAEV is encoded by the exons ATGCCGGTGCAGCTAACGACAGCCCTGCGTGTGGTGGGCACCAGCCTGTTTGCCCTAGCAGTGCTGGGTGGCATCCTGGCAGCCTATGTGACAGGCTACCAGTTTATCCACACAGAAAAGCACTACCTATCCTTTGGCCTGTATGGTGCAATCCTGGGCCTGCACCTGCTCATCCAGAGCCTGTTTGCCTTCTTGGAGCACCGACGCATGCGGCAGGCTGGCCGGCTGCTGAAGCTGCCCTCTCTGCCACGGGCCTCAGTGGCACTCTGCATCGCCGCCTACCAGGAGGACCCTGACTACTTGCGCAAGTGCCTGCGCTCGGCTCAGCGCATCGCTTTCCCTAACCTCAAGGTGGTCATGGTGGTGGATGGCAATCGCCAGGAGGACGCCTACATGCTGGACATCTTCCATGAGGTGTTGGGTGGCACCGAGCAAGCTGGCTTCTTTGTGTGGCGCAGCAACTTCCACGAGGCGGGTGAGGGTGAGACTGAGACCAGCCTGCAGGAGGGCATGCACCGTGTGCAGGATGTGGTGCGGGCCAGCACCTTCTCATGCATCATGCAGAAGTGGGGAGGCAAGCGTGAGGTCATGTACACAGCCTTCAAGGCCCTTGGAGATTCGGTGGACTACATCCAG GTGTGTGACTCTGACACTGTGCTCGATCCAGCGTGTACCATCGAGATGCTTCGTGTCCTGGAGGAGGATCCCCAAGTAGGGGGAGTCGGGGGAGATGTCCAA ATCCTCAACAAGTATGATTCATGGATCTCCTTCCTGAGCAGTGTGCGATACTGGATGGCCTTCAACGTGGAGCGGGCCTGCCAGTCCTACTTTGGCTGCGTGCAGTGTATCAGCGGGCCCTTGGGCATGTACCGCAACAGTCTCCTACAGCAATTCCTGGAGGATTGGTACCATCAGAAGTTCCTAGGCAGCAAGTGCAGCTTTGGGGATGATCGTCACCTCACCAACCGAGTCCTGAGCCTTGGCTACCGGACTAAGTACACAGCACGCTCCAAGTGCCTCACAGAGACCCCCACTAAGTACCTCCGGTGGCTTAACCAGCAGACCCGCTGGAGCAAGTCTTACTTCCGGGAGTGGCTCTACAACTCTATGTGGTTCCATAAGCACCACCTCTGGATGACCTATGAATCAGTGGTtactggcttctttcccttcttcctcaTTGCCACGGTCATACAGCTTTTCTACCGTGGTCGGATCTGGAACATTCTCCTCTTCCTGTTGACGGTACAGCTGGTGGGCATTATCAAGGCCACCTATGCCTGCTTCCTTCGGGGCAATGCAGAGATGATATTCATGTCTCTCTATTCCCTTCTTTATATGTCCAGTCTCCTGCCGGCCAAGATCTTTGCCATTGCTACGATCAACAAGTCTGGTTGGGGCACTTCTGGCCGAAAAACCATTGTGGTAAACTTCATTGGCCtcatccctgtgtccatttgggtGGCAGTCCTTCTGGGGGGGCTGGCCTACACAGCTTATTGTCAAGACCTGTTCAGTGAGACAGAGTTAGCCTTTCTTGTCTCTGGGGCTATCCTGTATGGCTGCTACTGGGTGGCTCTCCTCATGCTTTATCTGGCCATCATCGCTCGGCGATGTGGGAAGAAGCCAGAGCAGTATAGCTTGGCTTTTGCTGAGGTGTGA